AGAAGCGTTTCTGTCTAATAatcgtattatatttttttctatttaaagagAAATTTCGAATAATCTAATCTGATAACTCTTTATCAAACAATTACTCTTTGAACACACCTTTCCCTGAACATGTGACTCTCATGCAAAAGATTTATGCTTCTTATTTTCGAACTACGCATAATCGGCCTATCACATGGCAGAGCGAGTATTTTCACTATCTAATCACCTAAGACTAGTATCGAAAGCATGACATATCATATAATTAACGTGATGTCTCTGATAATGCAATCCCGTGTACGAGAGTTAGGTCAGAAGTTATTGACGTATTTGTAAACAGAATGAACAAAGATTAAGAAAGCACCCGTTTATAGATTCAAATCGATTGAATATTTATGCTTGAGCACTTTGAACTGAACAGATTTGAAAGGTTTGTTTTGGCTGCCTTACAGAAGTGCTTAAAGTATATATGCTCAATTTAAAGAGATTACTAGATGAACCTTTTTGGGTTTTTTTAGCCAAATCTTGAAGCTATATTAGATCGCGTTGGTTAACAACAGATTCTGAAGAAATTTTGTGTAATAAGTTAGCTAGTCTCTGGCACTTTGGGGATCAACTAGTGCCCATGGGGATTCTGTAAAACTTCAATCTCATACAACATTTTGAATGAATCTTTAGTCGAACCGGGTttattagatataatatatgataaaattatttataaagtagcGCCACGCGCCAAACTAGCTACACTATAAATAATTGGGTTCCTTGTGCAATAGACAGTGTTTGAGTAGCTATGCGACCCGAATACATTTCTGTAACGCGAGCCACTACGAGGCGGCATTATCATCATGGCATAAGTAAAAGTTTACTTTTGTCGTTCTTGAATAATTAACCAAATAACTACGTTTGTAGTGCCTAGCTCATGCTCCTGAAAATGGCGTGACTTCAGGGGTTTTGTAGTTCAAATAGGGACACATAGCTAAGCATGTAAGGTACTACTACTACGTATTCTATGCGTAGAATTTGACTAGAAACTCTTGAGACACCCTTTCAGAAGTCTCATCTTACAACGTTATATAAGACGAGACTTCTGAAAGGGTGATAAATTTCATTCGTTGCCAAACATGACTTGGATGACTAAAACCCCAGTCAGTAACGACCCaattgaaatagtaaaaaatatctgaatttGACTCCAGTTCCCTAACTTTAAACAACAAccattaaccctagaaagatagtctgcgtaaaattgacgcatgcattcttgaaatattgctctctctttctaaatagcgcgaatccgtcgctgtgcgtttaggacatctcagtcgccgcttggagctcccgtgaggcgtgcttgtcaatgcggtaagtgtcactgattttgaactataacgaccggcgtgagtcaaaatgacgcatgattatcttttacgtgacttttaagatttaactcatacgataattatattgttatttcatgttctacttacgtgataacttattatatatatattttcttgttatagatatcgtgactaatatataataaaatgggtagttctttagacgatgagcatatcctctctgctcttctgcaaagcgatgacgagcttgttggtgaggattctgacagtgaaatatcagatcaacgtaagtgaagatgacgtccagagcgatacagaagaagcgtttatagatgaggtacatgaagtgcagccaacgtcaagcggtagtgaaatattagacgaacaaaatgttattgaacaaccaggttcttcattggcttctaacaaaatcttgaccttgccacagaggactattagaggtaagaataaacattgttggtcaacttcaaagtccacgaggcgtagccgagtctctgcactgaacattgtcagatctcaaagaggtccgacgcgtatgtgccgcaatatatatgacccacttttatgcttcaaactattttttactgatgagataatttcggaaattgtaaaatggacaaatgctgagatatcattgaaacgtcgggaatctatgacaggtgctacatttcgtgacacgaatgaagatgaaatctatgctttctttggtattctggtaatgacagcagtgagaaaagataaccacatgtccacagatgacctctttgatcgatctttgtcaatggtgtacgtctctgtaatgagtcgtgatcgttttgattttttgatacgatgtcttagaatggatgacaaaagtatacggcccacacttcgagaaacgatgtatttactcctgttagaaaaatatgggatctctttatccatcagtgcatacaaaattacactccaggggctcatttgaccatagatgaacagttacttggttttagaggacggtgtccgtttaggatgtatatcccaaacaagccaagtaagtatggaataaaaatccctcatgatgtgtgacagtggtacaaagtatatgataaatggaatgccttatttgggaagaggaacacagaccaacggagtaccactcggtgaatactacgtgaaggagttatcaaagcctgtgcacggtagttgtcgtaatattacgtgtgacaattggttcacctcaatccctttggcaaaaaacttactacaagaaccgtataagttaaccattgtgggaaccgtgcgatcaaacaaacgcgagataccggaagtactgaaaaacagtcgctccaggccagtgggaacatcgatgttttgttttgacggaccccttactctcgtctcatataaacccgaagccagctaagatggtatacttattatcatcttgtgatgaggatgcttctatcaacgaaagtaccggtaaaccgcaaatggttatgtattataatcaaactaaaggcggagtggacacgctagaccaaatgtgttctgtgatgacctgcagtaggaagacgaataggtggcctatggcattattgtacggaatgataaacattgcctgcataaattcttttattatatacagccataatgtcagtagcaagggagaaaaggttcaaagtcgcaaaaaatttatgagaaacctttacatgagcctgacgtcatcgtttatgcgtaagcgtttagaagctcctactttgaagagatatttgcgcgataatatctctaatattttgccaaatgaagtgcctggtacatcagatgacagtactgaagagccagtaacgaaaaaacgtacttactgtacttactgcccctctaaaataaggcgaaaggcaaatgcatcgtgcaaaaaatgcaaaaaagttatttgtcgagagcataatattgatatgtgccaaagttgtttctgactgactaataagtataatttgtttctattatgtataagttaagctaattacttattttataatacaacatgactgtttttaaagtacaaaataagtttatttttgtaaaagagagaatgtttaaaagttttgttactttatagaagaaattttgaggttttgtttttttttaataaataaataaacataaataaatagtttgttgaatttattattagtatgtaagtgtaaatataataaaacttaatatctattcaaattaataaataaacctcgatatacagaccgataaaacacatgcgtcaattttacgcatgattatctttaacgtacgtcacaatatgattatctttctagggttaagaaTGCCAatcataaacaaagaaaaaactaaaaccatAACTCGAACCAATCAGGGGTTTATCGAAGCGAATTTACAAAAGGTTTTGCAAAGCTACATAAAATACGACAAAGTAGTAATCAGTGCCTGCACAAACATTACCATTGGCTGATAGCGCCGGTACTCGTGTGCTTAGATAACGAGCCATGAATCGTTGTTGAGGCTCGTTTAGACGAGGCGAATTAGTTGTGCGGGTTCTGATACATGGCCGGCGTTGATTGATTGCTTTTGACTCTAGAGCTGGTCGGCttcgcaatgtattgcaacacGCCCGATGTTCTCGGCACGTCTGAATGAACCTTTATTAATCTGCGCCCGATGTCCGCGGCCGGAGCCGGCATGACGTCACATCGCGCCACTTCATTATCATTACCGGCTGACACCGGGTGACCGGCCACCGTTTGAACCTTGACGTTTCAACAATATAACATAATCTCGTTCACTCGTCTTGTAATAATATgctcattaattattgttatttaattggaCTTTAACGTGGGAATTTGCGTTTTGtataagttttcatttatatatacatttttttattctagttttcGACCATTATATGTTTTGATTATGTTCCATAAAAACTTTATCCGTATTTTTACAACCACGTTAATGAATAGAACATACTTAATTTTAGCCTAACCACGATCATTATCATAATCAGTATACATTTGAaactaaagatataaaaataaaaatatttgaaatagttaatttaaaaatattcatagaagCAAGAAGGACGAGAgggcatttaaaataattatcacattataataataataaaattacacaacTGATAGACACATTTTTTCTGCGTCTTATGTTCCGGTTTTGGAGTtccttcattataatttttatttccatgGCCATACATCCATTAATGTCATGAGGTGACTTCAAACGTCTAGTTATCTGACATGCAGTCATACTGCATACAATTGATATAATAGATTGcgttataaatgttaattgatTCCCGTAATTTACATTTGCTATATTGAGTTTCACAATGAGCAGTATAAATACCTAGAAGTGCCTAAAGGACAATCACCCTTTTTTTGTAACCCTGGGGACTCTCACCGTGGgtgacacccactccctcgggggaggaatggggtagtgtcagactcttactctGATTTTGGTCGAGTCTGTTACATAGTGCTTGAActtagtatttgttgtttcaGTCTCTTCGGCAAGCGGCCCCGTTCAGCACAGAGCCCGAGGCGATAGCGGAGCGCGAGCGGTGCCACTACGGGCGCatcccgcgcgccgccgccgtggCCGGCACCGCACACAGGAAGGTGCGCGTCTACTCGGACGGCATCTACGACATGTTCCACCAGGGACACGCCCGCCAGCTGCAGCAGGCTAAGACAGTGTTCCCGAACGTTTACCTCATCGTCGGCGGTAAGTTTCCTTGATAAACGCCCCCTTTAGTTTCCCCGTAACTAGATCTAGCCTGCCGACCAATAAATCCTTTAATTAAAGACCTCTTTCGCACGGACTGAAGCCTCCATAGTCCAGTTAAGAATCAAAGCCTGCTTACCGCATAGTTCTATGATAAGAAAGACCCCTTCACTTAATAAACTCATAGTGTATCAGATTGCGTCAGCGCCCCCAAATCTGAGTCATCGCATGATCGGCATCGTATGACACCGATGCGTAATGTCGTGCTAATGACTGCGTGTTATCGACAACACTGTGTAACTGCAGACGTGTAAACTGACCCGATAATTTTGTAAACTAAATGCCTGCGTTATAGTAGGCCGAATATTTTCCATTAGTAAACAATACATTGAAATcgttttctgacatgtttataCGATATTAGGATGTAGAACATATCGTCACGCCATCGCTGTTAGCCGAAAGCTAATAAcggtttaaataaatagttgtagTGTTGACGTACGTAAATGCTTGACCGCGTACCCTTAATATAATGCTTGTGGTATAAAGTACTGTTGAAATAGTTCGTGCGTCCTTGGACTTGAGCGGTTGAATGTTTGTATCGATCAACAGTAAGACAATAGAGCGATGATCACGCTTGCGGTCTAACAACAGTAACAACCTAATTCAAGTACCTGTTGttgatgtattataaataaacaatcatttGTGTTTAGGGCGACCCATTGAAGTTACAACTAGTGAGTAATGCGAATATTGTATTCGATAATATTTCGCAATGTCACAGGTGCACAGATGCACAAACAATGCATGTTGCCCCCTAGCATCATTAGTATGATAACAGCAAAGCTCTCCCATTGGTGAGCGCCTCGTATGATACTTGGTATGATTGTGCACGTGTAAACAATCGCATAAGAAGTAAACAATCggataatgataataaataaataattgtctaCTTAGTGCCGGTGTTAATCAGTTTCACGATGAATTTGTAGACATTATCTGGCCTTGAATGTTTctgattaaatatttgtttgatcgATTCTGTGTATAGACAAATTCGATGCTGACACTTTAGGAATATCAAAAAAACATggctaaattataattatcttttcgTTAAATTATAGTGTTACTACAAATTGAACATACTTTTAACCAACCGGCAAGACATATCCActtaacttacattttaaatttaccattttgcttttatgtttactttttccAATTATTCGttacctaatttatttaatgcgGAAGGTAAACTTACGTAAAGCGattacaaacaattattatgtacAAGAATTGAGCcacaaactaaactaaataaataatatcctCGAGAATCGAGAGCGTGCCTCTGGCACTTACGAGTATATTAACTATGTCTTAAACAAAATGGAAGCGAACTTCATTGTCCCGTTGTAAACGTCGGTCTGTAGCATACAACACAAATACAGAATCAACATACATTTAGCTCAATCGCGATAACATTACACAATACCATGTTACAATATAAATCCTACAGAAATAGAGCTGCATGAATTGCACCAGAGGTGACATTTAGGCTGCGTTCCCACCAGAGATGCTCGAGGATGCGTAGCGAgaatgtgtttgtaaagaaccaatAAAATAGCTTCATTTACCTCGCCTCGTCATCACAGTGCTGGTATAAACGGCTCAGCGGACATCCTCGCACGACACATTTCCGTCGCACATCTCAATGGTGCAATCAAAACCAGAACAGAATAATACTTAATCAGGACCtcttttttaagtaggtatagaGAAGCTGTGATGGCTAGAAGAAGGGTGGATATCCCACCCCGTTTACACTCCGACCCATATAGTGACGACTACAAATAATTAGAACGGGCCCGAGAAAAACagatactataaatataatcgGATCGACACATAATTGTTCCATAAACTAGTCTTTATTGGTtctataaattcttttttttcagtttgcAGCGATCAACTCACACACAGCCGCAAAGGGCGCACAGTGATGACGGAGGACGAACGATATGAGGCAGTCAGACATTGCAGATACGTCGATGAGGTAATTGTTACTCATCTTCaagtaaacatacatatttacagtTAACTATTGTGTCAACGGCCTATATATACCGGTCAATACGTATTATGATTTATGACTTATCTACCAATGAGACATAAGGACGCTGTATCAAAACCTttttgagtattatttttttgtgtctatGATCAAAAATGTTACGAAAATATCTTTCAATCGCGTTATTAACTAATTAGTTAACAATGGCGCTTGCTCAAGCTAACTTAATGAATAAACAGTAATTAATCTTCATTGATTATTACCTGACCTCAACGCCCTTAGTCGTTCTAGgaacataaaatatgatttatggTTCGTGTTGCTGATTCATCTTATTTAAGTGCTTGGTTTTGTCAATTGATTTGAAGACTTCAAAATGCACCGATTGGTAGAATgtgttaaaatttataaaaaatatttttaaatcgagaAGCGAGAATGACAGATAAAAGGTTAATGATTTCAGTTAGCATATGATTTTCACCCCGTTCTGCTTAGCAACTTGGAtggaaaactttgtttgtgCGTCATTTTGACCTTCCAGGCACATGGGTCGCCGGTAATGATATGGCAAAAGATCATAATTATGCAGCTTAACAAAACACTATTGTCTATTTGTACCTGTGTCTAAAATTAACTACAGACGGTACGAAAATACGttcctaaaataaaatctgaGATTAGAAGTCTATTTTGACATTGTTGTGTAATCTCCCGGTACACAGACATCTTTACGTTATCTTTAAAACTTGATCAATCGTCAAGCTGTCGAGAGCCGAAATGATGTGCCACTTTCGTGATATATTCAACGTTTTTATGCCGTTCTCAGGACGAATCAAACCGTTAAATTATGATTGATGATCATTCATCAAGTATGTCAAGTGCACTTCAAATGTAATCGTATTTAAAACGGCACTCATTTTccctacttatttttttccgTCAATTTACGAGGGTTAAGCGTGTCAAAAGAACACGTGAGTTGgcgtaaaatatgtttaatttctCAGCTCTACTGGATCAcatgtatttctataaaattgttgtaattactTGACGAATATAGATTTTATATATCTCTGTATAAAATCTGTACCTAAGTATAAAAACACATTCGAAAAATCCGGTTACGATTATACAGAATACCGGTTACAGCCCAAGTGCAGACGgcttttttagattaaatttataaaagtgGAACCCGATTACGTCTGTCGAAAATGCCAAGAGGTACCGCCCAAGAGGACCCGCTGACGTCATTAGCTCATACCTACAGTTTGCGCTCCGGTTTTTCGAACTTTACATTATGCTAATGAGATGTTCATTTTGAAGGACTTTTGAACAAAGCAGGTGCAGATTATATTAACCTCTcacttttattatataaaaaaaaatatacatagtctaacttttatttattattaaataacaaaaatatattcattgttGTTATGCagatactgtatttttttctgtagagGTCAAATTGGCGGTCCCAATTAAAGTGAAGTTAGGGTTTGTTCGGATCGATGACTAGCATGTTACTAGTAGTAGAAATTAGTAGAAATTATTACTAGTAGAAGTAAGAAGCTAGTCAGATCGATTGCTTTTTGAAGGCTCAGTGGCCATCTGGGGTTTTAATAGTTTAAGGGGTTCTGGACATCAGGAGGACAAGTAAAATAGCAATTTCTTCGTTCTCCAGGTGGTGATGGACGCGCCGTGGGAGTACGACGAGGAGTTCCTGGAGAAGCACAAGATCGACTTCGTGGCGCACGACGACATCCCCTACACGACGGAGGACTGCGAGGACACGTACGCGCTCATCAAGGCCAAGGATATGTTCGTCGCCACACAGAGGACAGAAGGTACAGCGCTATTACTTTATACTGGTATATAACTATGACTGATACATCCAAATGTTTAACAGGAGTTTCAAATTACGACAGGTTCATGTTATGATCAAGCTTTTAATGAAGACTAtactttaaaacctttttgttgtCACTCTGACCATAATTTATCATCCCAAGTTCAGAGGTAACAAACAGAAGAACTAAATCAAAATTCAGACAAAAGCAGACCTTACTCCTTTTGGAAGTTGATTGAGAATAGGGACTGCTGTTTGATCTCAGGAAGcttaacttgaaataaaaaccctAGTGTTTCATCAATTTAGAGTTCGCTTGTTAATTTACTTGCCTGACAACTGTAAAGTATGAATGTAGATAGCGATTAACAAGACCTTGAATAGTAGCGACCGTTACACCTTGTCTTATATCTGATAACTATTTCATACTTTCCGCCGTTTAAAAAACCTAAACCGCATAAAGTTTAAAGCTAACTGTAATAgaaggttaataaaaaaatacctctggtaacaaattaaataacatttacctaattaattacagcatattttttatgattttaataaaacaacaccCGCAAAGTGTTACGTTACATTTGTATGTAAACTTGTAAATAATGCTTACCAACAAATGAAGAGAATTTGTAGGTATGTCAGTGGCAAAATGACGTCAGTTTTTATAACGGCAATGTACAATATACAGCTACTGCATTCAGTGTGATTTATCGGTATACAGATTTTAATGGCACATACATTATAAATACCGCTACCCTAACctagaaaaacaatttttatatattataattctcctcttttttattgttttcgataTAAAATAACTGTCTAGCCGAatgtatttcttatttctataaTGGccaatgttgaaataaatacaatgttCCTATTTCAGGCGTGTCAACGTCAGACATTGTGGCGCGAATAGTACGCGACTACGACATCTACGTGCGACGAAACCTCGCGCGAGGATACTCCGCCAAGGAGCTGAACGTGTCCTTCCTTAACGAGAAGAAGTTCCGCCTACAGAACAAGATGGACGAGCTCAAAGATAAAGGCAAAAAGGTAATACAATACACCTGTCTTATACATAAAGCTAGTACATAAAACAGGGATTTTTTATGGGCCAAAAAAGTCTGTTGATCATTGTGGACTGTAAGCTTTATGAATAAGTATTTgactttttataacaaaaacaaacaccaAATATTGCGTGTggcattttcaaaaacaaaataaaagcatttgAATATCttgtaattataagttttactagagcacttataaaaaaaacaatctagaTGTTACAGCTCATGTTAAATATGATAATGGCGGTTGTATGTCAAGACATCTGACCTCATTTTATCATTTCTTAACGAAGAAGTGTTGCCCTCTACGTAAACAGATAGTCGGGTCCCAACCTTGAGGGGTAACTAAGCGACTTGTTGCCAAATCATTGACCTTTTAAGtgaacataaattaaaagattacaTAACAAGATTACACCTATTGTTGTATTATGAGATACACCTTTGTTTCGAAACATGcaaaaatacttcaaatgtATATCTTGTTTAATTCTGTTAGTCTGGTTTGCCGCCCTCACTGCGCTAGGacccatttttttttcgatatttcACATACAATAGATCACAATCACTGCTAGTTTCTAAtttctaaacaatttaattattgaaattgcaGGTAATGACGAATATAGGTGAGAAACGAGTTGATATACTAACAAAATGGGAGGAGAAGTCTCGGGAGTTGATCGACGCGTTCCTGCTGCTGTTCGGGCCGGACGGGCGCCTGTCCAACATCTGGAACGAGTCCAAGGGCCGCATCATGC
The Trichoplusia ni isolate ovarian cell line Hi5 unplaced genomic scaffold, tn1 tig00003466, whole genome shotgun sequence DNA segment above includes these coding regions:
- the LOC113507902 gene encoding choline-phosphate cytidylyltransferase A-like isoform X2 (The sequence of the model RefSeq protein was modified relative to this genomic sequence to represent the inferred CDS: added 141 bases not found in genome assembly), with amino-acid sequence MSRKRTRLGSEEEMNSKLIEVECGEVRNGSETSLTSSTSQVSVEPSQSLRQAAPFSTEPEAIAERERCHYGRIPRAAAVAGTAHRKVRVYSDGIYDMFHQGHARQLQQAKTVFPNVYLIVGVCSDQLTHSRKGRTVMTEDERYEAVRHCRYVDEVVMDAPWEYDEEFLEKHKIDFVAHDDIPYTTEDCEDTYALIKAKDMFVATQRTEGVSTSDIVARIVRDYDIYVRRNLARGYSAKELNVSFLNEKKFRLQNKMDELKDKGKKVMTNIGEKRVDILTKWEEKSRELIDAFLLLFGPDGRLSNIWNESKGRIMLALSQPPSPRGSPPPSENGDSHSPVYRSSASPPPPKSRRYETLYEPQADASSSDQTGSEAAAQRQLTDDGSDDSDEEYQDTSPYL
- the LOC113507902 gene encoding choline-phosphate cytidylyltransferase B-like isoform X3 (The sequence of the model RefSeq protein was modified relative to this genomic sequence to represent the inferred CDS: added 141 bases not found in genome assembly); protein product: MSRKRTRLGSEEEMNSKLIEVECGEVRNGSETSLTSSTSQVSVEPSQSLRQAAPFSTEPEAIAERERCHYGRIPRAAAVAGTAHRKVRVYSDGIYDMFHQGHARQLQQAKTVFPNVYLIVGVCSDQLTHSRKGRTVMTEDERYEAVRHCRYVDEVVMDAPWEYDEEFLEKHKIDFVAHDDIPYTTEDCEDTYALIKAKDMFVATQRTEGVSTSDIVARIVRDYDIYVRRNLARGYSAKELNVSFLNEKKFRLQNKMDELKDKGKKVMTNIGEKRVDILTKWEEKSRELIDAFLLLFGPDGRLSNIWNESKGRIMLALSQPPSPRGSPPPSENGDSHSPVYSRSSASPPPPKSRRYETLYEPQAGNWMHRALTKLARKRPHSDS
- the LOC113507902 gene encoding choline-phosphate cytidylyltransferase A-like isoform X4 (The sequence of the model RefSeq protein was modified relative to this genomic sequence to represent the inferred CDS: added 141 bases not found in genome assembly) produces the protein MSRKRTRLGSEEEMNSKLIEVECGEVRNGSETSLTSSTSQVSVEPSQSLRQAAPFSTEPEAIAERERCHYGRIPRAAAVAGTAHRKVRVYSDGIYDMFHQGHARQLQQAKTVFPNVYLIVGVCSDQLTHSRKGRTVMTEDERYEAVRHCRYVDEVVMDAPWEYDEEFLEKHKIDFVAHDDIPYTTEDCEDTYALIKAKDMFVATQRTEGVSTSDIVARIVRDYDIYVRRNLARGYSAKELNVSFLNEKKFRLQNKMDELKDKGKKVMTNIGEKRVDILTKWEEKSRELIDAFLLLFGPDGRLSNIWNESKGRIMLALSQPPSPRGSPPPSENGDSHSPVYRSSASPPPPKSRRYETLYEPQAGNWMHRALTKLARKRPHSDS
- the LOC113507902 gene encoding choline-phosphate cytidylyltransferase B-like isoform X1 (The sequence of the model RefSeq protein was modified relative to this genomic sequence to represent the inferred CDS: added 141 bases not found in genome assembly), which encodes MSRKRTRLGSEEEMNSKLIEVECGEVRNGSETSLTSSTSQVSVEPSQSLRQAAPFSTEPEAIAERERCHYGRIPRAAAVAGTAHRKVRVYSDGIYDMFHQGHARQLQQAKTVFPNVYLIVGVCSDQLTHSRKGRTVMTEDERYEAVRHCRYVDEVVMDAPWEYDEEFLEKHKIDFVAHDDIPYTTEDCEDTYALIKAKDMFVATQRTEGVSTSDIVARIVRDYDIYVRRNLARGYSAKELNVSFLNEKKFRLQNKMDELKDKGKKVMTNIGEKRVDILTKWEEKSRELIDAFLLLFGPDGRLSNIWNESKGRIMLALSQPPSPRGSPPPSENGDSHSPVYSRSSASPPPPKSRRYETLYEPQADASSSDQTGSEAAAQRQLTDDGSDDSDEEYQDTSPYL